A window of Solanum stenotomum isolate F172 chromosome 3, ASM1918654v1, whole genome shotgun sequence contains these coding sequences:
- the LOC125859489 gene encoding protein yippee-like — translation MGRLFLLTLEGKIYSCKHCGTHLALSENIVSKSFHCKHGKAYLFSKVVNVTSGEIENRMMMTGMHTVADIFCVCCGSIVGWKYETAHEKSQKYKEGKSVLERFKISGPDGNHYWASHETHVAGSDADDV, via the exons ATGGGGAGATTATTTTTGTTGACTCTTGAAGGCAAGATCTACAGCTGCAAGCACTGTGGAACTCATCTTGCCCTTTCTGAAAACATTGTTTCCAAG TCTTTCCACTGCAAACATGGGAAGGCGTATCTCTTCAGTAAGGT GGTGAATGTCACTTCTGGCGAGATAGAAAACAGAATGATGATGACTGGTATGCACACTGTGGCAGACATTTTCTGCGTCTGTTGTGGGTCAATTGTTGGATGGAAATAT GAGACTGCCCATGAGAAGAGCCAAAAATACAAAGAAGGAAAATCAGTGCTTGAGAG GTTTAAGATTTCTGGCCCTGATGGAAACCATTACTGGGCCAGTCATGAAACTCATGTTGCAGGAAGTGATGCTGATGATGTTTGA
- the LOC125859443 gene encoding uncharacterized protein LOC125859443 isoform X1 has product MNRSFRAEESLSGPGQRQRQPLMGSIRSSDEELSLFLEMRRRENDRNNNRFLQKSDEFDPLGSKSGSSPAFDIASAAPMRRTRTDEFLNADNDKTDYDWLLTPPGTPLFPSLEMESRKTMMSQLGTSRAHPTALTSRLTNSLPEATSRSNLASRQPASSPGLNTSSSSLRRPSSSGGSRPSTPTGRPTLSSSRSTSTSASRSTYATATKAMTSTATSRSMSTATASRSSRSATPTSRATMPSSKPTVPPRSSTPTARSSARSSTPTSRASVTGSKSTSRAATPTRRATSVSGTTNTTVPPVKPVSSPSGTRSATTASRNPAASRASSPTVKPRPWKPSDIPGFSLDAPPNLRTSLPDRPISATRGRPGAASVRSSSVEPASNGRVRRQSCSPARGRPPNGVMHSSGSSVPVPSMSRLHAKAKDNVSPGMVGTKMVERVINMRKLVPPKQDDKHSPHSNLSAKSSSPDSSGFGRSLSKKSLDMAIRHMDIRQRVPGNLRPLMTNIPASSMYSVRSGPPTRGRTSRSISVPDSPLATSSNASSEVSVSNNVVWVDGSEIDEDISSDKGARSPASVRGR; this is encoded by the exons ATGAATAGAAGTTTTAGAGCAGAGGAGTCATTGTCTGGCCCGGGGCAGAGGCAGAGACAGCCTCTAATGGGTAGTATTAGGAGTTCAGATGAGGAACTATCATTGTTTCTAGAAATGCGAAGAAGGGAAAATGACAGAAATAATAATCGATTTCTTCAAAAATCCGACGAATTTGATCCCCttg GATCAAAAAGTGGTAGTTCACCTGCATTTGATATTGCATCAGCTGCACCCATGCGGAGGACTCGTACTGATGAGTTCCTTAATGCTGACAATGATAAAACGGATTACGACTG GCTTCTAACACCTCCAGGCACTCCTCTTTTTCCTTCTCTAGAGATGGAATCACGCAAAACTATGATGAGTCAGCTGGGAACTTCTAGAGCTCACCCCACTGCATTGACATCTAGA TTAACAAATTCTCTCCCTGAGGCCACCTCAAGAAGCAACTTAGCATCTAGACAGCCAGCTTCCTCTCCTGGATTAAACACTTCAAGTTCTAGTCTTCGAAGACCATCTTCTTCAGGTGGATCAAGACCTTCAACTCCTACTGGTAGACCGACATTGAGCTCATCTAGATCCACTTCGACCTCAGCATCTAGATCCACATATGCTACAGCAACCAAAGCAATGACATCCACTGCAACCTCTAGATCAATGTCAACCGCGACAGCATCTAGATCATCAAGGTCTGCCACACCTACTTCTCGGGCCACCATGCCTTCTTCAAAACCCACTGTTCCTCCAAGATCTTCAACACCTACTGCAAGGTCCAGTGCACGGTCCTCAACACCAACAAGCAGGGCCTCTGTTACTGGATCAAAGTCCACATCAAGGGCAGCAACTCCAACTCGTCGAGCAACTTCAGTGTCAGGTACAACAAATACAACTGTTCCTCCAGTTAAACCTGTGTCTTCCCCCTCGGGTACCAGGTCAGCTACAACGGCATCACGAAACCCTGCAGCCTCACGTGCTAGTTCTCCAACTGTAAAACCCAGACCATGGAAGCCTTCAGATATACCAGGGTTCTCCCTTGATGCTCCACCCAATTTAAGGACATCACTACCTGACAGGCCAATTTCAGCTACAAGGGGCAGACCTGGAGCAGCTAGTGTCAGGTCTTCATCTGTTGAGCCAGCTTCAAATGGAAGGGTTAGACGACAGTCATGCTCTCCAGCAAGAGGACGTCCTCCTAATGGTGTTATGCATAGCAGTGGAAGCTCTGTCCCTGTCCCATCCATGAGCCGACTTCATGCTAAAGCCAAGGACAATGTAAGCCCTGGTATGGTTGGGACCAAAATGGTTGAAAGGGTAATAAATATGCGGAAGCTGGTTCCTCCGAAACAAGACGACAAACATTCTCCACACAGTAACTTATCTGCAAAGTCTTCATCACCTGATAGCTCAGGTTTTGGAAGATCATTATCAAAGAAATCCTTGGATATGGCTATTAGACATATG GATATAAGGCAAAGAGTCCCGGGTAATCTGCGTCCCTTGATGACTAATATTCCAGCATCCTCTATGTACAGTGTGAGATCAGGGCCGCCTACTAGAGGCAGGACAAGCAGGTCAATTAGCGTGCCTGACTCCCCACTTGCCACTAGCAGTAATGCTAGTTCTGAGGTGAGTGTAAGCAAC
- the LOC125859443 gene encoding uncharacterized protein LOC125859443 isoform X2, whose product MTEIIIDFFKNPTNLIPLDQKVVVHLHLILHQLHPCGGLVLMSSLMLTMIKRITTEMESRKTMMSQLGTSRAHPTALTSRLTNSLPEATSRSNLASRQPASSPGLNTSSSSLRRPSSSGGSRPSTPTGRPTLSSSRSTSTSASRSTYATATKAMTSTATSRSMSTATASRSSRSATPTSRATMPSSKPTVPPRSSTPTARSSARSSTPTSRASVTGSKSTSRAATPTRRATSVSGTTNTTVPPVKPVSSPSGTRSATTASRNPAASRASSPTVKPRPWKPSDIPGFSLDAPPNLRTSLPDRPISATRGRPGAASVRSSSVEPASNGRVRRQSCSPARGRPPNGVMHSSGSSVPVPSMSRLHAKAKDNVSPGMVGTKMVERVINMRKLVPPKQDDKHSPHSNLSAKSSSPDSSGFGRSLSKKSLDMAIRHMDIRQRVPGNLRPLMTNIPASSMYSVRSGPPTRGRTSRSISVPDSPLATSSNASSEVSVSNNVVWVDGSEIDEDISSDKGARSPASVRGR is encoded by the exons ATGACAGAAATAATAATCGATTTCTTCAAAAATCCGACGAATTTGATCCCCttg GATCAAAAAGTGGTAGTTCACCTGCATTTGATATTGCATCAGCTGCACCCATGCGGAGGACTCGTACTGATGAGTTCCTTAATGCTGACAATGATAAAACGGATTACGACTG AGATGGAATCACGCAAAACTATGATGAGTCAGCTGGGAACTTCTAGAGCTCACCCCACTGCATTGACATCTAGA TTAACAAATTCTCTCCCTGAGGCCACCTCAAGAAGCAACTTAGCATCTAGACAGCCAGCTTCCTCTCCTGGATTAAACACTTCAAGTTCTAGTCTTCGAAGACCATCTTCTTCAGGTGGATCAAGACCTTCAACTCCTACTGGTAGACCGACATTGAGCTCATCTAGATCCACTTCGACCTCAGCATCTAGATCCACATATGCTACAGCAACCAAAGCAATGACATCCACTGCAACCTCTAGATCAATGTCAACCGCGACAGCATCTAGATCATCAAGGTCTGCCACACCTACTTCTCGGGCCACCATGCCTTCTTCAAAACCCACTGTTCCTCCAAGATCTTCAACACCTACTGCAAGGTCCAGTGCACGGTCCTCAACACCAACAAGCAGGGCCTCTGTTACTGGATCAAAGTCCACATCAAGGGCAGCAACTCCAACTCGTCGAGCAACTTCAGTGTCAGGTACAACAAATACAACTGTTCCTCCAGTTAAACCTGTGTCTTCCCCCTCGGGTACCAGGTCAGCTACAACGGCATCACGAAACCCTGCAGCCTCACGTGCTAGTTCTCCAACTGTAAAACCCAGACCATGGAAGCCTTCAGATATACCAGGGTTCTCCCTTGATGCTCCACCCAATTTAAGGACATCACTACCTGACAGGCCAATTTCAGCTACAAGGGGCAGACCTGGAGCAGCTAGTGTCAGGTCTTCATCTGTTGAGCCAGCTTCAAATGGAAGGGTTAGACGACAGTCATGCTCTCCAGCAAGAGGACGTCCTCCTAATGGTGTTATGCATAGCAGTGGAAGCTCTGTCCCTGTCCCATCCATGAGCCGACTTCATGCTAAAGCCAAGGACAATGTAAGCCCTGGTATGGTTGGGACCAAAATGGTTGAAAGGGTAATAAATATGCGGAAGCTGGTTCCTCCGAAACAAGACGACAAACATTCTCCACACAGTAACTTATCTGCAAAGTCTTCATCACCTGATAGCTCAGGTTTTGGAAGATCATTATCAAAGAAATCCTTGGATATGGCTATTAGACATATG GATATAAGGCAAAGAGTCCCGGGTAATCTGCGTCCCTTGATGACTAATATTCCAGCATCCTCTATGTACAGTGTGAGATCAGGGCCGCCTACTAGAGGCAGGACAAGCAGGTCAATTAGCGTGCCTGACTCCCCACTTGCCACTAGCAGTAATGCTAGTTCTGAGGTGAGTGTAAGCAAC